Below is a window of bacterium DNA.
CACCAACAAGTGATTGGAACACAACTATTGCCTTAGCTATGATTGTATTTATCCTGACACACTTTTTTGGAATAAAACAAAAAGGATTAATTGGTTATTTTAAGCATTTTGTAGGTCCTATCTGGTGGTTAGCTCCATTGATGGTGCCCATACATCTGATCGGAGAAATAGCGAAACCTTTTTCCTTATCTATCCGACTATTTGCTAATATGATGGCAAAACATATGACCTTAGGTTGCCTGGCACTATTGCTTGTTCTGTTTTCAAAGAAGGCAATTCTATTTGTCCAAACTTTATTTATTCCTGTATTTTTACCACCAATAGTTATGCTTTTAGGGGTGCTTACTTGCCTTATTCAGACATTTGTTTTTGTCTTTTTAGCCATAGTCTATATTTCCATTGCTATGGAAGAAGAACATTAAAAGTAACTATTCACCACGAAGGACACGGAGAGCAC
It encodes the following:
- the atpB gene encoding F0F1 ATP synthase subunit A codes for the protein MSKERLISLNRLGEREKMEAEAPFLFQFLVNWLNQYLGNYIPINATIVMTWLISLGLIGFALAACSSLKMVPRGLQNLLELLVEQVLQLLEGIMGHKKAKFFLPLMGTLTLFILISNLIGLIPGLKAPTSDWNTTIALAMIVFILTHFFGIKQKGLIGYFKHFVGPIWWLAPLMVPIHLIGEIAKPFSLSIRLFANMMAKHMTLGCLALLLVLFSKKAILFVQTLFIPVFLPPIVMLLGVLTCLIQTFVFVFLAIVYISIAMEEEH